A stretch of the Sulfolobus acidocaldarius SUSAZ genome encodes the following:
- a CDS encoding amino acid transporter: MDETKGKKEEQTEQGEGLAKGVARYREVLAQGIASAAPAAATIGTLTGAAAFVYGGLPLAVLIALVAILLDATRISIISRYIQSAGGIYTFIERGLGKKVAFIASMSYIVYIFAVIIFVYLIMGLMVPTGLQELGLNLPDWIWIPFGLANAAIAVFISYMGIRPSLKFTLTMSLAEISVLIATSLLIFSKVPPDPQTFTLAYVPEPQVLNLGLGVSFGILAFTGYETVSVLGEEAQDPKNTITKGVFTAALIVGIVYLIGSEAFTVGWGVNNMSSYFNYLAPGLIEAYNFGGPILAIILTALLINSNIACACGFTNAVTRVMYAMSRDGLLPSRIGEIHKRRRTPHIAALFTFIFTAVYFVIMSLIFTPANIFIATGVTTTFGFLIAIFTVNISMLIVVKRNNALSIGNIILVAVIEAIIGFVFYSQLITSAINIPVLIGVLTLVLWVVGGAIYLMISRRLKR, from the coding sequence ATGGATGAAACTAAGGGCAAAAAGGAAGAGCAAACCGAACAAGGTGAGGGTTTAGCTAAAGGTGTAGCTCGGTATAGAGAGGTTTTAGCACAAGGTATAGCTTCAGCAGCTCCTGCAGCTGCCACTATAGGTACACTAACTGGTGCGGCTGCTTTCGTATATGGCGGATTGCCATTAGCCGTATTGATAGCATTAGTTGCTATACTGCTTGATGCTACAAGAATAAGCATAATATCTAGATACATCCAAAGCGCAGGTGGAATATATACATTTATAGAGAGAGGGTTAGGGAAAAAAGTAGCCTTCATAGCCAGTATGTCTTATATCGTTTACATATTTGCAGTTATAATATTTGTCTATCTAATAATGGGGCTAATGGTTCCTACGGGACTTCAAGAGTTAGGGTTAAATTTACCAGATTGGATATGGATACCATTTGGTCTAGCCAATGCCGCAATTGCGGTTTTTATATCGTATATGGGAATAAGACCATCTCTAAAATTTACACTTACTATGAGTTTAGCAGAAATTTCAGTTCTAATTGCCACATCGCTTCTGATATTTTCCAAAGTGCCTCCAGATCCACAAACATTTACGCTAGCTTATGTACCTGAGCCTCAGGTACTTAATCTTGGTCTCGGCGTTTCGTTTGGTATTTTAGCTTTCACTGGATATGAAACTGTCTCCGTCCTCGGAGAAGAAGCTCAAGATCCAAAAAATACGATTACAAAGGGCGTGTTCACAGCTGCACTAATAGTAGGTATTGTATATCTGATAGGCTCTGAGGCATTTACTGTAGGATGGGGTGTTAACAACATGAGCTCATATTTCAACTATCTTGCCCCAGGTTTGATAGAAGCATATAATTTCGGTGGTCCCATCTTAGCTATAATTTTAACTGCTCTTCTTATAAACAGTAATATAGCCTGTGCGTGTGGGTTTACCAATGCAGTAACTAGAGTCATGTATGCGATGAGTAGAGACGGATTATTGCCATCTAGAATTGGTGAAATACATAAAAGAAGGAGAACTCCCCATATTGCTGCTTTATTCACGTTCATATTTACAGCTGTCTATTTCGTTATAATGTCACTTATTTTTACTCCAGCCAATATATTTATTGCTACTGGGGTTACCACGACATTTGGTTTCCTAATAGCCATATTTACAGTAAACATAAGCATGTTAATTGTTGTAAAAAGGAATAATGCATTAAGCATAGGTAATATAATACTTGTAGCAGTAATTGAGGCAATTATAGGCTTCGTGTTTTACAGTCAGTTAATCACCAGCGCCATAAATATACCTGTCCTCATAGGCGTGTTAACTTTAGTGTTGTGGGTCGTAGGAGGGGCAATTTACTTAATGATATCAAGGAGACTCAAAAGATGA